Proteins found in one Vespula pensylvanica isolate Volc-1 chromosome 10, ASM1446617v1, whole genome shotgun sequence genomic segment:
- the LOC122632618 gene encoding rho guanine nucleotide exchange factor 12 isoform X2 codes for MNGTAALRRSLGGGGGAAGGGASEPAPVTTLYVCKDEAGFGMKVSGDNPVYVQSVKEGGAAARAGLHAGDKIIKVNGVNVMQSTHTDVVKLIKSSTQVALTVQQKPLGAGSSTAMGTGLQIGYSTGQQHQRSSVLQSGTTMVSSPSQATTSLYRASTIPMGGSSSGSAPCNALITGPQPVDLEKKRQLETQRVHTFQLMLEKERSYVDKLRSELAKAGACGYNTNNVATLQNDLAGAERRVRTLQDRLAAITNNEQLCSLVTNTACTPDYFPPSSSSSGGDVPPPLPSRKSLSMQSLSPPPLPPRPSPAINTQNTVQMEVERHLLTHLTPSTTSHGIPNSFSQGANLGSSNSLNKHQRTKSSPEQLGASMISPAEASRRLIASESACDLSPTRHARHNDVEVEDLPHITPPGTPPPPYPTPSPGNDTSSSLNDSTYDSYVIVSPLRQTLLNESIPGLPMLQQPIMSMEDDDMSDQEVGQLEDHGPFKSLSRLWEHHAHLAVFINYVLSNSDPSSLLFYLVTDLYKEGNAKEMRKWAYEIHSSFLVPGAPLHLHNVDENVAHEIDDVLLKESDKEEILRKIFWKARNRAKEELNEQLADFQQKRTAGLGTLFGPSDAQLDESISDKAKETKIIETYLLPKMEPYLEDIEKENVDLRQFTTAAGLATILTKIFQVRPVSLDRVPTFVAKDKSNIKARLLTGKTRKMTIRGHRFVAHQYFTITYCNHCQLIIGGIGPQGYLCSDCSLSVHRQCVRVVEENCLGPLVRKERGNDRISKLMERIRPERKPPSSHHHHHSQNHMLHIERIKRSEEDAGALTDGENGEHRGGGTTGNADNTDDPSSREEMSEMMQQNISSKPKTSNINRSESYKERIHHKVRNKYFYLEI; via the exons ATGAATGGAACGGCGGCGTTGCGGCGCAGCCTCGGGGGTGGTGGAGGCGCCGCCGGGGGTGGAGCCTCTGAGCCAGCACCGGTCACCACCCTCTACGTGTGCAAGGATGAAGCTGGATTCGGGATGAAAGTTTCTGGTGATAATCCTGTCTACGTTCAATCCGTTAAAGAAg GTGGAGCAGCAGCTAGGGCCGGCCTTCACGCAGGCGACAAAATAATCAAG GTCAATGGGGTGAACGTAATGCAGTCCACGCACACGGACGTGGTGAAGCTGATAAAgt CCTCAACGCAGGTGGCATTGACGGTGCAGCAGAAACCACTCGGTGCTGGAAGTTCGACAGCAATGGGTACGGGCTTACAGATTGGCTATTCGACCGGTCAACAACATCAAAGGTCGTCAGTTTTGCAGTCTGGTACGACGATGGTATCATCACCCTCGCAAGCTACGACCTCCCTTTATAGGGCGTCGACTATACCAATGGggggtagtagtagtggtagtgcACCCTGCAACGCCCTTATCACCGGACCGCAACCGGTCGAT CTAGAGAAAAAACGACAGTTGGAGACCCAACGCGTTCACACATTCCAGCTCATGTTGGAGAAGGAACGAAGTTATGTCGACAAACTTCGTAGTGAGTTAGCCAAAGCTGGAGCCTGTGGCTATAACACCAACAATGTTGCAACGTTACAAAATGATTTAGCGGGAGCCGAAAGAAGAGTTCGTACCCTGCAGGATCGACTTGCCGCAATAACCAACAACGAGCAG CTTTGCTCATTGGTAACAAACACCGCGTGTACCCCGGACTATTTTCCACCTTCGAGCAGTAGTAGCGGTGGTGATGTCCCACCACCTCTACCTTCTCGTAAATCCTTATCCATGCAAAGTCTTTCTCCGCCACCTTTGCCTCCCAGACCTTCACCCGCAATAAATACACAAAATACAGTCCAAATGGAGGTGGAACGACATCTGCTGACTCATTTAACGCCCTCAACCACCAGTCATGGCATACCTAACTCT TTTTCGCAGGGTGCAAATTTAGGTTCGTCAAATTCGTTAAATAAACATCAAAGGACAAAGTCAAGTCCAGAACAATTGGGTGCCTCGATGATCTCTCCTGCAGAGGCAAGCAGACGTTTAATAGCATCTGAATCTGCTTGCGATCTTTCACCCACGAGACATGCGAGGCATAATGACGTTGAAGTCGAAGATTTACCTCATATTACACCTCCGGGAACTCCACCTCCACCATATCCAACACCTAGTCCAGGAAATGatacctcttcttctttaaacgAT agtaCATACGATAGTTACGTGATTGTTTCTCCACTACGACAGACACTCCTCAACGAAAGCATTCCTGGCTTACCAATGTTACAACAACCAATCATGTCAATGGAAGACGATGATATGAGCGATCAGGAAGTT gGTCAATTGGAAGACCATGGACCATTCAAATCATTGTCAAGGTTGTGGGAACATCATGCGCATCTTgctgtatttattaattacgtttTATCAAACAGTGATCCTTCCAGTCTG TTGTTCTACTTAGTAACGGATTTGTATAAGGAAGGAAACGccaaagaaatgagaaagtgGGCTTACGAAATTCATTCTAGTTTTTTAGTACCTGGTGCA CCTCTCCATCTACATAACGTAGATGAAAACGTTGCACATGAGATAGATGATGTTCTTCTAAAAGAATCcgacaaagaagaaattttacgtaaa ATATTTTGGAAAGCACGTAATCGTGCAAAAGAGGAGCTGAACGAACAACTTGCAGATTTTCAACAGAAAAGGACTGCAGGGTTGGGTACATTGTTCGGCCCAAGTGACGCTCAGCTGGATGAAAGTATATCTGACAAagcaaaagaaacgaagatcaTAGAAACATATCTTTTGCCTAAAATGGAACCTTATCT cGAAGacatagaaaaggaaaatgtagaTCTTCGACAGTTCACAACAGCAGCTGGTTTGGCAacgatattaacaaaaatttttcaagtacGACCAGTGTCTCTTGACCGAGTACCTACTTTTGTAGCTAAAGATAAATCAAACATTAAAGCTAGATTACTTACGGGAAAGACTAGGAAAATGACGATTAGAGGACATCGCTTTGTAGCACATCAGTATTTTACGATAACTTATTGCAACCATTGCCAATTAATTATTGGTGGTATAGGTCCTCAAGGATATCTTTGTAGtg ATTGTTCTCTAAGCGTTCATCGACAATGTGTTCGTGTAGTAGAAGAAAACTGTCTCGGTCCATTAGtcaggaaagagagaggcaatGATCGAATAAGTAAATTAATGGAACGTATTCGACCTGAAAGAAAACCACCATCgtctcatcatcatcatcattctcAGAATCATATGTTACACA tCGAAAGAATCAAAAGAAGCGAAGAAGATGCGGGCGCATTAACGGATGGTGAAAACG
- the LOC122632618 gene encoding rho guanine nucleotide exchange factor 12 isoform X1 encodes MNGTAALRRSLGGGGGAAGGGASEPAPVTTLYVCKDEAGFGMKVSGDNPVYVQSVKEGGAAARAGLHAGDKIIKVNGVNVMQSTHTDVVKLIKSSTQVALTVQQKPLGAGSSTAMGTGLQIGYSTGQQHQRSSVLQSGTTMVSSPSQATTSLYRASTIPMGGSSSGSAPCNALITGPQPVDLEKKRQLETQRVHTFQLMLEKERSYVDKLRSELAKAGACGYNTNNVATLQNDLAGAERRVRTLQDRLAAITNNEQLCSLVTNTACTPDYFPPSSSSSGGDVPPPLPSRKSLSMQSLSPPPLPPRPSPAINTQNTVQMEVERHLLTHLTPSTTSHGIPNSFSQGANLGSSNSLNKHQRTKSSPEQLGASMISPAEASRRLIASESACDLSPTRHARHNDVEVEDLPHITPPGTPPPPYPTPSPGNDTSSSLNDSTYDSYVIVSPLRQTLLNESIPGLPMLQQPIMSMEDDDMSDQEVGQLEDHGPFKSLSRLWEHHAHLAVFINYVLSNSDPSSLLFYLVTDLYKEGNAKEMRKWAYEIHSSFLVPGAPLHLHNVDENVAHEIDDVLLKESDKEEILRKIFWKARNRAKEELNEQLADFQQKRTAGLGTLFGPSDAQLDESISDKAKETKIIETYLLPKMEPYLEDIEKENVDLRQFTTAAGLATILTKIFQVRPVSLDRVPTFVAKDKSNIKARLLTGKTRKMTIRGHRFVAHQYFTITYCNHCQLIIGGIGPQGYLCSDCSLSVHRQCVRVVEENCLGPLVRKERGNDRISKLMERIRPERKPPSSHHHHHSQNHMLHIERIKRSEEDAGALTDGENGEHRGGGTTGNTDSMDDPSSREEMSEMVQQNISSKPKTSNINRSESYKERIHHKRQLREKRKTSDPNLSKTKRTSRRRYNRKRR; translated from the exons ATGAATGGAACGGCGGCGTTGCGGCGCAGCCTCGGGGGTGGTGGAGGCGCCGCCGGGGGTGGAGCCTCTGAGCCAGCACCGGTCACCACCCTCTACGTGTGCAAGGATGAAGCTGGATTCGGGATGAAAGTTTCTGGTGATAATCCTGTCTACGTTCAATCCGTTAAAGAAg GTGGAGCAGCAGCTAGGGCCGGCCTTCACGCAGGCGACAAAATAATCAAG GTCAATGGGGTGAACGTAATGCAGTCCACGCACACGGACGTGGTGAAGCTGATAAAgt CCTCAACGCAGGTGGCATTGACGGTGCAGCAGAAACCACTCGGTGCTGGAAGTTCGACAGCAATGGGTACGGGCTTACAGATTGGCTATTCGACCGGTCAACAACATCAAAGGTCGTCAGTTTTGCAGTCTGGTACGACGATGGTATCATCACCCTCGCAAGCTACGACCTCCCTTTATAGGGCGTCGACTATACCAATGGggggtagtagtagtggtagtgcACCCTGCAACGCCCTTATCACCGGACCGCAACCGGTCGAT CTAGAGAAAAAACGACAGTTGGAGACCCAACGCGTTCACACATTCCAGCTCATGTTGGAGAAGGAACGAAGTTATGTCGACAAACTTCGTAGTGAGTTAGCCAAAGCTGGAGCCTGTGGCTATAACACCAACAATGTTGCAACGTTACAAAATGATTTAGCGGGAGCCGAAAGAAGAGTTCGTACCCTGCAGGATCGACTTGCCGCAATAACCAACAACGAGCAG CTTTGCTCATTGGTAACAAACACCGCGTGTACCCCGGACTATTTTCCACCTTCGAGCAGTAGTAGCGGTGGTGATGTCCCACCACCTCTACCTTCTCGTAAATCCTTATCCATGCAAAGTCTTTCTCCGCCACCTTTGCCTCCCAGACCTTCACCCGCAATAAATACACAAAATACAGTCCAAATGGAGGTGGAACGACATCTGCTGACTCATTTAACGCCCTCAACCACCAGTCATGGCATACCTAACTCT TTTTCGCAGGGTGCAAATTTAGGTTCGTCAAATTCGTTAAATAAACATCAAAGGACAAAGTCAAGTCCAGAACAATTGGGTGCCTCGATGATCTCTCCTGCAGAGGCAAGCAGACGTTTAATAGCATCTGAATCTGCTTGCGATCTTTCACCCACGAGACATGCGAGGCATAATGACGTTGAAGTCGAAGATTTACCTCATATTACACCTCCGGGAACTCCACCTCCACCATATCCAACACCTAGTCCAGGAAATGatacctcttcttctttaaacgAT agtaCATACGATAGTTACGTGATTGTTTCTCCACTACGACAGACACTCCTCAACGAAAGCATTCCTGGCTTACCAATGTTACAACAACCAATCATGTCAATGGAAGACGATGATATGAGCGATCAGGAAGTT gGTCAATTGGAAGACCATGGACCATTCAAATCATTGTCAAGGTTGTGGGAACATCATGCGCATCTTgctgtatttattaattacgtttTATCAAACAGTGATCCTTCCAGTCTG TTGTTCTACTTAGTAACGGATTTGTATAAGGAAGGAAACGccaaagaaatgagaaagtgGGCTTACGAAATTCATTCTAGTTTTTTAGTACCTGGTGCA CCTCTCCATCTACATAACGTAGATGAAAACGTTGCACATGAGATAGATGATGTTCTTCTAAAAGAATCcgacaaagaagaaattttacgtaaa ATATTTTGGAAAGCACGTAATCGTGCAAAAGAGGAGCTGAACGAACAACTTGCAGATTTTCAACAGAAAAGGACTGCAGGGTTGGGTACATTGTTCGGCCCAAGTGACGCTCAGCTGGATGAAAGTATATCTGACAAagcaaaagaaacgaagatcaTAGAAACATATCTTTTGCCTAAAATGGAACCTTATCT cGAAGacatagaaaaggaaaatgtagaTCTTCGACAGTTCACAACAGCAGCTGGTTTGGCAacgatattaacaaaaatttttcaagtacGACCAGTGTCTCTTGACCGAGTACCTACTTTTGTAGCTAAAGATAAATCAAACATTAAAGCTAGATTACTTACGGGAAAGACTAGGAAAATGACGATTAGAGGACATCGCTTTGTAGCACATCAGTATTTTACGATAACTTATTGCAACCATTGCCAATTAATTATTGGTGGTATAGGTCCTCAAGGATATCTTTGTAGtg ATTGTTCTCTAAGCGTTCATCGACAATGTGTTCGTGTAGTAGAAGAAAACTGTCTCGGTCCATTAGtcaggaaagagagaggcaatGATCGAATAAGTAAATTAATGGAACGTATTCGACCTGAAAGAAAACCACCATCgtctcatcatcatcatcattctcAGAATCATATGTTACACA tCGAAAGAATCAAAAGAAGCGAAGAAGATGCGGGCGCATTAACGGATGGTGAAAACG